Genomic DNA from Novipirellula galeiformis:
CATCGAGTTGATTGTCGGCGTGTAGGAACAGTACCATTTCGCGACTTGCGAAAACGGCACCTGCGTTCAATTGAATGCCACGTCCGGGAATCGAGCGAATGATTTTTGTGGCTCCCGCCGCGGTTGCGACGGAGACGGTTTCATCATCACTACCTCCGTCGCAAACGATCACTTCGGACGCCCCAGCCTGCAACGCCGAACGAATCGCATACGCGATCGACTGAGCTTCATTGATCGCGGGGATGACCACTGAAATATCCGCGGGTGTCATTCGTTTTGTACTTCTCGAAGTCGGACATAGGCTATCGGTCCCAGAATCAGCAGCGGCACCCAAGCGGACATCGCGGGTGACAATAAGTAGCCGCTGCCTCCCATCGCACCTGAGAGCGTTTTGATACCAAAAAAGAACATCACGGTGCCAATCGCAACGGCGATCATTAGAAATAGATTCCGTCCGCGTCGATTCACGACGATGGGCAACCCGAGTAACACCAAGGCGTAATCCAGTGTCGGCCGGACCATCCGTTCGTGCAACAGCACTTGGACACTCATGCTGCTATGGACCGCTGGGTTTTTAATTCGCGACGCCAGTTCGGAGATCGAGACCATGCGAGACGTTGATTGATCGGTTTGTAAGAATTCGGAATGGATGGTCGTTGCGATGAAACATTCATTGGGCTGTAGCCACGGATGATCGTGCCGAGTCAAAATGACAGGGCGATTTTGGGTTCCTACCGAGGGCAGCGAATCGATTTGCTCGGGCCGTTTGATCCCACGGACCCAATAGCCTTCGGCATGATCCGCGGTCGCTTCGGTCCACTGTGCGGTTCGAGCGGTGATCAAATCTCCGTAGCCCGCAAAATCACCGTCCAACCGAAAACTGGGGTAGTTGATGCGTTTGCTTTTGGCCAACAACGATGCCCCTTCGATCAAGATTTGGTTGGTCAAGTCGTAGCAAGGAAGGATCGGTTGTTCGGGTTCCTGTTCCATCGCTTTGGCTTTCATTGCCAGAGCATCACGGTAATGCGGCAACAAGAATTCTCGATTCACTAATTGAACCGCGATGATCAGAAAGGACGCGACGAGCATGGGACGCAGAATCCGGCCATGTGAAATGCCTGCCGAAAGCGTCGCCGTCATTTCACCGGTGCGTCGCAGCCATCCGACGGTAAATAGCAATGACATCAAGACAATGATGGCGCCGGTCCAGTCGAATAACAACAACATGTAGGGACCGTAGAACCGGATCATCACCCGCACCAATCCGCCGTCGGTTCGCGCTTGATGGACAAGGTCATCGAGGC
This window encodes:
- a CDS encoding LptF/LptG family permease, yielding MTKIDRYILILFLRTVLVCFCSIAGIFIVFHAFTSLDDLVHQARTDGGLVRVMIRFYGPYMLLLFDWTGAIIVLMSLLFTVGWLRRTGEMTATLSAGISHGRILRPMLVASFLIIAVQLVNREFLLPHYRDALAMKAKAMEQEPEQPILPCYDLTNQILIEGASLLAKSKRINYPSFRLDGDFAGYGDLITARTAQWTEATADHAEGYWVRGIKRPEQIDSLPSVGTQNRPVILTRHDHPWLQPNECFIATTIHSEFLQTDQSTSRMVSISELASRIKNPAVHSSMSVQVLLHERMVRPTLDYALVLLGLPIVVNRRGRNLFLMIAVAIGTVMFFFGIKTLSGAMGGSGYLLSPAMSAWVPLLILGPIAYVRLREVQNE